Proteins encoded within one genomic window of Mesobacillus subterraneus:
- the hisJ gene encoding histidinol-phosphatase HisJ — protein MKDGHVHTSFCPHGTKDQIEEYVERALQLGYTEITFAEHAPLPEDFIDPTPMQDSAMRYEDLEQYFDSIEEAKVKYRGKIKINIGFEIDFIEGYEVQTAKFLDEFGSRLDDSILSVHFLKNPSGKYDCLDYSPDNFREIAEAYGSVENVHRHYYQTVLKSIQTDLGLYKPKRIGHMTLANKFRLKFPTALECTDEIIEILELVSKHDYELDYNGAGTAKPLCREPYPPDWVISEAKKRGIRLVYGSDAHQAKELGQGIERMLLKK, from the coding sequence ATGAAAGATGGGCACGTACACACATCTTTTTGCCCGCATGGCACTAAAGATCAGATTGAAGAATACGTCGAGAGAGCCCTTCAGCTTGGCTATACAGAAATTACATTCGCAGAACACGCCCCGCTACCTGAAGATTTCATAGATCCTACACCAATGCAGGATAGCGCAATGCGTTATGAGGATTTGGAGCAATATTTTGATTCTATCGAAGAAGCGAAGGTGAAATACCGCGGTAAAATTAAAATCAATATTGGTTTCGAGATTGATTTTATCGAAGGTTATGAGGTACAGACTGCCAAATTCCTAGACGAGTTCGGTTCTCGTCTCGATGACTCGATTCTATCAGTTCACTTCCTGAAAAACCCCTCTGGAAAATATGATTGTCTTGATTACAGTCCGGACAACTTCCGCGAAATAGCAGAAGCATACGGTTCGGTGGAAAACGTTCATCGTCATTACTACCAAACTGTATTGAAATCCATCCAGACCGATTTGGGACTCTATAAGCCGAAAAGAATCGGGCATATGACCCTGGCGAATAAATTCCGCTTAAAATTCCCCACCGCGCTGGAATGCACTGATGAGATCATTGAAATACTGGAGTTGGTTTCGAAGCATGATTACGAGCTGGATTATAATGGAGCCGGTACAGCAAAACCATTATGCCGTGAGCCCTACCCTCCAGATTGGGTAATAAGCGAAGCTAAAAAGCGTGGAATCCGACTCGTTTACGGATCAGATGCGCACCAGGCGAAGGAGCTTGGACAAGGAATAGAAAGAATGCTTTTAAAAAAATAA
- the refZ gene encoding forespore capture DNA-binding protein RefZ, whose protein sequence is MRKNSKAAIIDAAIYLFNTKGFNGTSVRDIAARADVNAANISYYFRNKNGLLENCFTVFFESYMEELEKGFSLLEYGAELCLNAMVDNVLRYQCQNSQLTRFILREMTIDSQVVREIMSTYHVKERYMFKKVLEAGMVNGEFKKNSVQFSILQLKGLLSMPFLNTHYVTEVLHVQPHEKYFADKYSYEISQWIKGTLCTEQKVLEKMLINI, encoded by the coding sequence ATGAGGAAAAATTCAAAAGCTGCGATTATTGATGCGGCCATCTACTTATTCAATACGAAGGGGTTCAATGGGACATCTGTGAGGGATATAGCGGCAAGGGCGGACGTAAATGCAGCGAATATCTCATACTACTTCCGGAATAAAAATGGACTCCTCGAAAATTGTTTTACCGTTTTTTTTGAAAGCTACATGGAAGAATTGGAGAAAGGTTTTTCATTGCTGGAATACGGTGCTGAATTATGCCTGAATGCAATGGTTGACAATGTTTTGAGATACCAGTGCCAAAACAGTCAGTTAACAAGGTTTATTTTAAGAGAGATGACTATAGACTCGCAGGTTGTCAGGGAAATTATGTCCACCTACCATGTAAAAGAACGCTATATGTTTAAAAAGGTGCTTGAAGCAGGTATGGTGAACGGGGAATTTAAAAAGAATTCCGTCCAGTTCAGCATTTTACAGCTAAAAGGGCTGCTGTCAATGCCGTTTTTAAATACCCATTATGTGACGGAGGTTTTGCATGTGCAGCCTCATGAAAAATATTTTGCTGACAAATACAGCTATGAGATTTCACAATGGATCAAAGGAACCCTTTGTACAGAGCAAAAAGTGCTGGAGAAAATGTTGATCAATATATAG